The Arachis hypogaea cultivar Tifrunner chromosome 16, arahy.Tifrunner.gnm2.J5K5, whole genome shotgun sequence genome contains a region encoding:
- the LOC140179949 gene encoding UPF0481 protein At3g47200-like, with product MDDTNNDNRPAIDNEVSKLIAQKESTSHAIESEAANKLNEWKDSTTDAIESEATKLIAFRESTTDAMKNETTKLIALKESTTDEIKSKTTNKLIQLKESATDAIENDETTRLIPSKESSINDTIENKADTKLNEWRETTKSLLGRFRSQSEPFNMSNIPPQLREGNKNAYMPKAISIGPRYKGTRTNLVQWEKIKWQCMQSLLHRGPKGPETNLKECMGVIMGLEKEVRANYADDLKLEWNDLANIMLSDACFLLELLICASKELNQKLKSRLEPSGPGGHVGKKEEVLVDLLKLQNQMPLFILHKLSDQIFYEVIPVETLALNLFGYFPETSFKCFTPDIPSQHFLELVNAYISDDGEEGALIAEQRQESQHMCIPINVVQNFREVGTQCSNCCAPIFGQAVTSVDDEFAQNVGEFRQNQYVSNAMDISNSQFVSDAMENGKNNDAQSQTYRAEHNRCARILEAAGVTIKARITKKEEQNTDNQGQAVVTTRAFEFDIRFIKGNGTLEIPQLHITNSTEVTWQNLIAWEQGHTGFSCKHRCTWAAFFFNGLICRESDIQLLKDRKVIVDHMNMTNKKLLEYFRSLVIGVDRVKINDSPYWKMVRVLNKYSGTKCHVIKRSSILLWHSWLPGAVRRIDRFFLRSYSCLIGMISVYTLLSAVFQILNYYNRKTDRLGPAASPRALLKG from the exons ATGGATGATACAAATAATGATAATCGACCTGCCATAGACAATGAGGTCAGCAAGTTGATTGCACAAAAGGAATCTACAAGTCATGCCATAGAAAGTGAGGCCGCCAATAAATTGAATGAATGGAAGGATTCTACAACCGATGCCATAGAAAGTGAGGCCACAAAGTTGATTGCATTTAGGGAATCTACCACTGATGCCATGAAAAACGAGACCACCAAGTTGATTGCACTGAAGGAATCCACAACTGATGAAATAAAGAGTAAGACCACCAACAAGTTGATTCAATTGAAGGAATCTGCAACTGATGCCATAGAAAACGACGAGACCACAAGGTTGATTCCATCTAAAGAATCTTCAATAAATGATACCATAGAAAACAAAGCGGACACGAAGTTGAATGAATGGAGAGAAACAACAAAATCATTACTGGGTCGTTTCCGCTCACAATCTGAGCCATTTAACATGTCCAACATCCCGCCACAGCTCCGGGAAGGGAACAAGAACGCTTACATGCCGAAAGCCATCTCGATCGGGCCGCGATACAAGGGAACCAGAACGAACCTTGTGCAATGGGAAAAGATCAAGTGGCAGTGTATGCAATCTCTTCTTCATCGCGGACCCAAGGGGCCCGAAACAAACCTGAAGGAATGCATGGGAGTCATCATGGGACTGGAGAAAGAAGTTCGGGCAAATTATGCGGATGATCTTAAGCTAGAATGGAACGACCTTGCTAATATCATGTTGTCCGACGCTTGTTTCCTGCTTGAGCTTCTCATTTGTGCATCCAAGGAGTTGAATCAAAAGCTTAAGAGCCGATTGGAGCCTTCTGGCCCCGGAGGCCATGTTGGAAAGAAAGAAGAGGTGTTAGTTGATTTGTTGAAGTTGCAGAACCAGATGCCGCTTTTCATTCTCCACAAGTTgtctgaccaaattttttatgag GTTATCCCCGTGGAAACTCTGGCGCTTAATCTATTTGGCTACTTTCCTGAAACAAGCTTTAAGTGCTTCACCCCGGACATTCCATCACAACACTTTCTTGAACTTGTTAATGCCTACATTTCCGACGACGGTGAAGAGGGAGCACTAATAGCAGAACAACGTCAAGAAAGCCAACACATGTGCATTCCTATTAACGTGGTTCAAAACTTTCGAGAAGTAGGGACTCAGTGTTCAAATTGTTGTGCTCCCATCTTCGGTCAAGCAGTCACCAGTGTTGATGATGAATTTGCACAGAATGTAGGCGAGTTTCGACAAAACCAATATGTTTCTAATGCAATGGATATTAGCAACAGCCAATTTGTTTCTGATGCAATGGAAAATGGCAAAAATAATGATGCTCAATCTCAGACATACCGAGCAGAACATAATCgatgtgctcgcatacttgaagCTGCTGGGGTTACAATCAAAGCTAGAA TtacaaagaaagaagaacaaaacacAGATAATCAGGGTCAAGCAGTGGTAACAACAAGAGCCTTTGAGTTTGACATCAGATTCATCAAGGGCAATGGAACACTGGAAATTCCGCAGCTTCACATCACAAACTCAACAGAAGTGACGTGGCAGAATCTCATTGCTTGGGAGCAAGGCCATACCGGTTTCAGCTGCAAGCACAGGTGCACATGGGCCGCGTTCTTTTTCAACGGCTTGATTTGCCGCGAAAGCGATATTCAACTTTTAAAAGACCGGAAAGTCATAGTGGACCACATGAACATGACGAACaaaaagttgttggaatattTCCGTTCGCTCGTAATTGGAGTTGACCGAGTCAAAATCAACGATTCTCCTTACTGGAAAATGGTTAGGGTTTTGAACAAGTATTCAGGAACAAAATGCCACGTCATCAAACGGTCCTCCATACTTCTATGGCATTCTTGGCTTCCCGGTGCGGTTCGGCGAATTGATCGGTTCTTTTTGCGGAGTTATAGCTGCTTGATTGGAATGATTTCTGTGTACACTCTTCTCAGCGCAGTTTTTCAAATCCTTAACTATTATAACAGAAAAACCGACAGATTAGGCCCGGCAGCGTCACCTCGCGCCTTACTCAAGGGATGA
- the LOC140180099 gene encoding uncharacterized protein: MVHETTRDEDVLVGTRRAIQLIVEEVGVIEEELKIIIDSKITVEWINGPQFPTTTSAEGVVSLKPEARWTEEDRKKVELNAKAINLLNCAISFEEYRRVSRCTTAKEIWDKLQITHEGTTIVKKTRADMLNREYETFAMKEGESIDEMFERFNAIIVGLDALGITHSDSVLVRRVLRCLTKEWETKALIISESSSLDSMTLDDLRGNLLAFENTYLKKDTKKKGIAFSSVTNPLDDESSDNSSENEFVLFAKKFRKMAKLRGKGSSTRKVKKDLSKVTCYNCKEMGHFKSDCPKLKKEEKPKRGKKKGLMATWEDLENDSDDDDEETETKSQTCLMADHIDQVVFHNPNTEDLHLMIDHLSEKIRCFLLENQELEQQITILKAENSFLKEKVREAETACDLVEENKQLRAQVRSCESNHCVLAYVDCFKQNEELLKKVKRLEEDLAKFTQSSESLNHILASQKPLYDKAGLGFHKSENSHFENIASSSKDTRFQDPTYFNKKATPRFCRLCNRNGHFPIQCFFGERMVGDKVYKIVFDYNGLGHRRWFNVKGSKKIWIPKVT, encoded by the exons ATGGTTCATGAAACCACAAGGGATGAGGATGTGTTAGTTGGAACTAGAAGAGCGATTCAACTGATTGTGGAAGAGGTAGGAGTCATTGAAGAGGAGCTGAAAATAATTATCGACAGTAAAATAACAGTGGAGTGGATTAACG ggcctcaatttccaactaccacaagtgcagaaggagttgtttctctcaaaccagaagcaagatggaccgaggaagataggaagaaggtggaattaaatgccaaggcaataaatctgctcaattgtgctatcagctttgaggagtaccgacgggtatcaagatgcacaacggcaaaggaaatctgggacaaattgcaaatcacccatgaaggaaccaccattgtcaaGAAGACTCGGGCAGATATGCTAAACAGAGAATATGAaacgtttgcaatgaaggaaggagagtccattgatgaaatgtttgaacgtttcaatgctatcattgttggcttagatgctctgggaattacacattctgattctgtgctagtgagaagagtgttgagatgtctcacaaaagagtgggaaactaaagccttaattatttctgagagcagtagcttAGACTCTATGActcttgatgatttgagaggaaatcttcttgcttttgaaaatacctatttgaaaaaggatacaaaaaagaaaggaattgcattttcttctgtgactaaccctctggatgatgaatccagtgataactcttctgaaaatgagtttgttttatttgcaaaaaaattcaggaaaatggctaagctcagaggcaaaggcagcagcacaAGGAAAGTGAAGAAAGACCTCAGCAAGGTAACTTgctacaattgcaaggaaatggggcatttcaaatctgattgtcccaagctgaagaaggaggaaaagccaaaaagaggaaagaagaaaggactgatggccacatgggaagacttggagaatgattctgacgatgatgatgaagaaaccgagaccaagtcacaaacatgtctcatggcagaccacatagatcaggttgtctttcataaccctaatactgaagatctccatcttatgatagaccacctttctgaaaaaataagatgttttctgctggaaaatcaagaacttgaacagcaaattaccattcttaaagccgaaaacagttttctaaaagaaaaagtgagagaggccgaaactgcttgtgatcttgttgaagaaaataagcagttaagagcccaagttaggagctgtgaaagtaaccattgtgttcttgcatatgtggactgttttaaacaaaatgaagagttgcttaaaaagGTTAAAAGACTTGAGGAAGACTTGGCCAAATTTACACAAAGTTCTGAAAGTTTAAAtcacatcttggctagtcaaaaacctctttatgataaggctgggttggggtttcataaatctgaaaattcacattttgaaaatattgcttcatcttctaaagacacaagatttcaagatcccacctactttaacaaaaaggcaactccaaggttttgtagactatgcaatcggaatggacactttcccattcaatgctttttcggtgaaagaatggttggtgacaaagtttataaaattgtttttgattacaatggcttaggacatagaagatggtttaacgtaaaaggatccaaaaagatttggatacctaaggttacttaa
- the LOC112756984 gene encoding LOW QUALITY PROTEIN: uncharacterized protein (The sequence of the model RefSeq protein was modified relative to this genomic sequence to represent the inferred CDS: substituted 2 bases at 2 genomic stop codons), whose protein sequence is MGVMETLDKINNQIEDCFSCTSSNRESWGKCSSLGGNDEEPCADLRINNLPQIKKKKKKKGETANKKGKGDRFEKLEALSRRLRHCLLKGSIHXKHXSS, encoded by the exons ATGGGTGTGATGGAAACACTC GATAAGATAAATAATCAAATTGAAGATTGTTTCTCATGTACAAGTTCAAATAGAGAAAGTTGGGGCAAATGTTCTTCTTTAGGAGGCAATGATGAAGAACCTTGTGCAGATTTAAGGATCAATAACCTCCCTCAG atcaagaagaagaaaaagaagaaaggtgAGACAGCTAACAAAAAGGGAAAGGGTGACAGGTTTGAGAAGTTGGAGGCTCTGAGTAGACGACTGCGGCATTGCCTTCTAAAGGGATCAATCCATTGAAAACACTAGTCCTCTTGA